The following coding sequences lie in one Bacillus solimangrovi genomic window:
- a CDS encoding bifunctional cobalt-precorrin-7 (C(5))-methyltransferase/cobalt-precorrin-6B (C(15))-methyltransferase, with amino-acid sequence MSEKIKLIGIGDEGRRSLLPLYEKWINECEVLVGGERQLAFFPNFQGDKIPIKVGLKSLVEKLQQESRKVIILASGDPLFYGIGSYLSNKLDIEIYPYLSSIQLAFARMEERWEDAYISSLHGRSIRGFAQKIDNKDKVAILTDQTNSPNEIAKYLISYHMTEYEAFIAENVGGETERCRWMSLSEMSEANFAPLNIVILKKKDESPVWTLGIEDEEFAQRKPDKGLLTKKEIRILTIGALNLRQDSTVWDIGTCTGSIAIEAARIAHNGAVYAIEKNKEDYENCLINTKKFRTDITVVNAKAPEGLDQFPNPDAVFIGGTAGGMEEILNICCERLNSQGRIVLNAVTIENLSAALEAFKARGFETQITLAQISRSKPILHLTRFDALNPIYIITASRKEGE; translated from the coding sequence GTGAGTGAGAAGATAAAGTTAATTGGCATCGGAGACGAAGGAAGAAGAAGTTTACTACCCTTATATGAAAAGTGGATTAATGAATGTGAAGTGCTCGTTGGAGGAGAGAGGCAGCTTGCCTTTTTTCCTAATTTTCAAGGTGACAAAATCCCAATAAAGGTTGGATTAAAGTCATTAGTTGAAAAGTTGCAACAAGAATCAAGGAAAGTCATCATCTTAGCTTCTGGAGATCCACTTTTTTATGGGATCGGAAGCTATTTATCAAATAAGTTAGATATTGAAATCTATCCTTATTTAAGCTCAATCCAACTTGCATTTGCGAGAATGGAAGAACGTTGGGAAGATGCATATATTTCAAGTTTACATGGGAGAAGCATAAGAGGCTTTGCTCAGAAAATTGATAATAAAGATAAAGTAGCGATTCTTACTGATCAAACAAATTCACCAAATGAGATTGCAAAGTACCTTATTTCCTATCACATGACAGAATATGAAGCATTTATAGCTGAGAATGTAGGCGGTGAGACAGAACGCTGTCGCTGGATGAGTCTATCTGAGATGAGTGAGGCTAATTTTGCACCTTTAAATATCGTGATTTTGAAAAAGAAAGATGAATCTCCAGTATGGACGTTAGGCATTGAAGATGAAGAATTTGCTCAACGTAAACCAGATAAAGGCTTGTTAACGAAGAAAGAAATTCGCATTTTGACAATTGGTGCGCTGAATTTAAGACAGGACAGTACGGTATGGGATATTGGTACTTGTACAGGTTCAATTGCCATTGAGGCAGCAAGAATAGCTCATAATGGTGCTGTTTATGCTATTGAAAAAAATAAAGAAGACTATGAAAATTGTTTGATTAATACAAAGAAGTTTAGAACAGATATTACGGTTGTGAACGCAAAGGCTCCTGAGGGTCTTGATCAGTTTCCGAATCCTGATGCCGTATTTATCGGAGGAACGGCAGGTGGTATGGAGGAAATACTTAACATCTGTTGTGAACGGTTAAATTCACAAGGGAGAATCGTTCTTAATGCAGTGACGATTGAGAATCTTTCTGCAGCATTAGAAGCATTTAAAGCACGAGGGTTTGAAACACAGATTACACTAGCACAAATTTCAAGAAGCAAACCGATCTTACATTTAACTCGATTCGATGCGCTTAATCCGATCTATATTATTACAGCTAGTCGTAAGGAAGGGGAATAA
- the cobI gene encoding precorrin-2 C(20)-methyltransferase: MLGKLYGLGVGPGDPELITVKAFRILRDTPVIAYPKKRKGSKSYAHKIIDVYINPVEKDMLGLVFPMTKDEAILEREWNITVEKVWGKLKEGKDVAFVTEGDPLLYSTFIHMMNVMKEQHPEVTIQTVPGISSINGAASTLGIALAEGDDHVAIVPAQDNAEMMKKAIVEHDCIIFIKVAKVIDLMRNVLEELGLSDKAFVVTKATSDEEIIWNVNDLDGVELEYLTLMVVRK, translated from the coding sequence ATGTTAGGGAAATTATATGGACTTGGTGTTGGCCCAGGTGATCCAGAGTTAATTACAGTTAAGGCATTTCGTATTTTGCGAGATACACCAGTAATTGCTTACCCGAAAAAAAGAAAAGGTAGTAAGAGTTACGCACATAAAATCATTGATGTATACATTAATCCAGTTGAAAAGGATATGTTAGGTTTAGTTTTTCCGATGACAAAAGATGAGGCTATTTTAGAACGAGAATGGAATATAACCGTTGAGAAGGTATGGGGAAAGTTAAAAGAAGGTAAAGATGTTGCTTTTGTAACAGAAGGAGATCCGCTTTTATATAGTACGTTCATACATATGATGAATGTGATGAAAGAGCAACATCCAGAAGTGACCATTCAAACGGTTCCAGGGATTTCATCTATTAACGGAGCAGCATCAACACTTGGAATAGCTTTAGCTGAGGGAGACGATCATGTTGCAATTGTGCCAGCACAAGACAACGCTGAAATGATGAAAAAAGCGATAGTTGAGCATGATTGTATCATTTTCATTAAAGTTGCAAAAGTAATCGACCTTATGAGAAACGTTCTAGAAGAACTGGGCCTTTCAGATAAGGCATTTGTTGTGACGAAAGCGACATCAGATGAAGAGATTATTTGGAATGTAAATGACCTTGATGGAGTTGAATTAGAGTATCTAACATTAATGGTGGTGAGGAAATGA
- the cobM gene encoding precorrin-4 C(11)-methyltransferase, whose protein sequence is MKLYIVGAGPGAPDLITVRGLKLIQEADVVLYADSLVSEELIKEAKPSAEVLKTAGMHLEEMVQIMKERLLEGKKVVRVHTGDPAVYGAIMEQIALLKEAEIDIEIVPGVSSVFASAAAVGAELTIPDLTQTVILTRAEGRTPVPEREKLRALAEHHSTIALFLSATLTKKVVNEMLAAGWSKDTPVAVVYKATWPDEKIVRSTLENLDEDMKANGVRKQAMILMGWALDENIHQKDYRSKLYDKGFTHGFRKGV, encoded by the coding sequence ATGAAGCTATACATTGTAGGAGCAGGACCAGGTGCACCAGACTTAATTACAGTTCGTGGACTTAAACTCATTCAAGAAGCAGACGTTGTGCTCTATGCAGATTCACTTGTTAGTGAAGAGTTAATAAAAGAAGCAAAACCTTCTGCGGAAGTGTTGAAAACAGCAGGTATGCACTTAGAGGAAATGGTACAAATCATGAAGGAACGCCTTCTTGAAGGAAAGAAGGTCGTGCGTGTCCATACAGGTGATCCAGCAGTATATGGAGCAATTATGGAGCAGATAGCACTTTTAAAAGAAGCGGAGATTGACATCGAAATTGTACCTGGTGTGAGTTCGGTCTTTGCATCAGCTGCTGCAGTGGGAGCTGAATTAACAATTCCTGATTTAACACAGACGGTTATTTTAACACGAGCTGAAGGAAGAACGCCTGTGCCAGAAAGAGAAAAGCTAAGAGCACTTGCTGAACATCATAGTACAATTGCATTATTTTTAAGCGCGACGCTAACGAAGAAAGTCGTTAATGAAATGCTAGCGGCAGGATGGAGTAAGGATACTCCTGTTGCTGTTGTATACAAGGCAACATGGCCAGATGAGAAAATTGTTCGTTCAACACTTGAGAACTTAGATGAAGATATGAAAGCAAATGGTGTTAGAAAACAAGCAATGATTTTAATGGGATGGGCTTTGGATGAAAATATTCATCAAAAAGACTATCGTTCAAAATTATATGATAAAGGGTTTACACATGGATTTCGCAAGGGGGTATGA
- a CDS encoding cobalt-precorrin 5A hydrolase has protein sequence MITLHEGVHPEIDVNNPYAIVAITKHGVTLARNLSNEFQRADVYYMSKFASGDEEEKGYQLFEGSVRLLLPSLFSSYKGIILIISLGAVVRMIAPLLKDKKVDPGVVVLDDKGENVISVLSGHLGGANELTREIAELIQARPIVTTASDVQKTIPVDLFGREFGWVWESAEKLTPVSASVVNEEKVVVIQESGEKNWWKYDKPLPKNIIVCSSTKEAINERPDAALVVTHRELNTDERTLLNNGVLYRPKVIVLGIGCNRGTSAEEIEAVIEDALQQLKISKKSVKAIATIDLKKDEEGLLEITRKHQWQFVYYTPEQLNEVPFENRSEVVYKYTGAYGVSEPAAKLYSGAKELLLEKQKSGNVTISVAIIPHS, from the coding sequence ATGATTACATTGCATGAAGGTGTACACCCTGAGATCGATGTAAATAATCCTTATGCTATCGTTGCAATTACGAAACATGGAGTAACCCTTGCTCGAAATCTATCAAATGAGTTTCAGCGAGCAGATGTCTATTATATGAGTAAGTTTGCTAGTGGTGATGAAGAGGAGAAAGGTTATCAATTGTTCGAAGGAAGCGTTAGGTTACTGCTCCCTTCACTATTTTCTTCTTATAAGGGAATTATTTTAATTATTTCGTTAGGTGCTGTCGTTAGAATGATAGCTCCATTATTGAAAGATAAGAAAGTAGACCCTGGTGTAGTTGTTTTAGACGATAAAGGGGAGAACGTCATTAGTGTATTATCTGGACATCTTGGTGGTGCAAATGAGTTAACGAGAGAAATTGCAGAATTGATTCAAGCGCGTCCTATCGTTACTACGGCTTCTGATGTTCAAAAAACAATTCCTGTTGATTTATTCGGACGAGAATTTGGTTGGGTGTGGGAGTCTGCTGAGAAGCTTACACCCGTAAGTGCATCTGTTGTAAATGAAGAAAAAGTTGTTGTCATTCAAGAATCAGGTGAGAAAAATTGGTGGAAATATGACAAACCATTACCTAAAAATATTATTGTATGTTCCTCAACGAAAGAAGCAATCAATGAGAGACCAGATGCGGCATTAGTTGTAACACATAGAGAATTAAACACTGATGAGAGAACATTATTAAACAATGGCGTATTGTATCGACCTAAAGTTATCGTGTTAGGTATAGGGTGTAACAGAGGAACAAGCGCCGAAGAAATTGAAGCTGTAATTGAAGATGCACTTCAACAATTGAAAATCTCTAAGAAAAGTGTGAAAGCAATTGCGACGATCGATTTGAAAAAAGATGAAGAAGGTTTACTAGAAATAACTCGAAAGCATCAATGGCAGTTTGTATACTACACACCAGAACAATTAAACGAAGTACCTTTTGAGAACCGGTCAGAAGTTGTCTATAAATATACGGGTGCCTATGGTGTGAGTGAACCTGCGGCTAAGCTATATAGTGGTGCAAAAGAGCTTCTACTTGAAAAGCAAAAGTCAGGGAATGTAACAATTTCTGTTGCGATTATTCCACATTCATAA
- a CDS encoding cobyrinate a,c-diamide synthase → MSERRIVIAGTGSGVGKTTITLGIMAAMQQQGYTVQGFKCGPDYIDPTYHTAVTGRKSRNLDSWMLSHDVVKDIYNHGSEGADISIIEGVMGFYDGKNPKSDAGSTAEISVLTDSPVILVVNCASMARSAAAIVKGFQCLSTEPNIVGVIANRVGSEGHYKLVKAAIEQECNVPVVGYLKREQEIEIPERHLGLVPSIERGELNGFFNSLGNLVSETVDIEKLYELSLTNELQSVSNSMFAPAQTKDLRIAVAHDAAFNFYYKENLELLEAQGAKVEFFSPLNGDVVPDEVDGLYLGGGFPEEFAEQLAKNDDVKQSIQDCIEGGMPTLAECGGFMYLTEAIETTEGHRFPMVGLLPGIVKMQHKRAALGYRVITGSEDNFLLSSNAEAKGHEFHYSTYQCLEPLSYAYKTKGMRGIKEEGALRFNLVAGYTHLHFASCPEIVTNWLDKCRERKM, encoded by the coding sequence ATGAGTGAACGAAGAATTGTCATAGCAGGTACAGGAAGTGGTGTAGGTAAGACAACGATTACACTTGGAATTATGGCAGCGATGCAACAACAAGGGTATACCGTTCAAGGATTTAAATGTGGACCAGATTATATTGACCCCACTTATCATACGGCAGTAACGGGTAGAAAATCACGTAATTTAGATAGTTGGATGTTATCACATGATGTAGTAAAAGATATTTATAATCATGGTAGTGAAGGTGCAGACATCTCGATTATTGAAGGTGTAATGGGCTTTTATGATGGGAAAAATCCTAAGTCTGATGCTGGAAGCACTGCAGAAATTAGTGTTTTAACAGATAGTCCGGTCATATTAGTTGTGAATTGTGCTAGTATGGCTAGAAGTGCAGCAGCAATTGTAAAGGGATTTCAATGTTTATCTACTGAACCGAATATTGTAGGTGTGATTGCAAATCGAGTAGGAAGTGAAGGTCATTACAAGTTAGTAAAAGCTGCAATTGAGCAGGAATGTAATGTCCCTGTAGTTGGATATTTGAAGAGAGAGCAAGAAATTGAAATTCCTGAGCGCCACTTAGGATTAGTTCCTTCGATTGAACGTGGTGAGCTTAATGGATTTTTCAATTCATTAGGAAATTTAGTTTCCGAAACCGTCGATATTGAGAAGTTATATGAATTATCGTTAACTAACGAACTACAATCAGTTTCTAATTCGATGTTTGCACCTGCACAAACGAAGGATCTAAGGATTGCAGTAGCACATGATGCTGCATTTAATTTTTATTATAAGGAAAATCTTGAACTGTTAGAAGCTCAAGGAGCAAAAGTGGAATTCTTTTCTCCATTAAATGGTGATGTAGTTCCTGATGAAGTTGATGGCTTATATTTAGGTGGAGGTTTTCCAGAAGAGTTCGCAGAACAACTCGCTAAAAATGATGATGTGAAGCAATCCATTCAAGATTGTATTGAGGGCGGCATGCCAACATTAGCTGAATGTGGCGGATTTATGTACTTAACTGAAGCGATTGAAACGACGGAAGGTCATCGTTTTCCAATGGTTGGCCTACTTCCAGGAATCGTGAAAATGCAACATAAACGTGCAGCACTGGGTTATCGAGTAATTACAGGTAGTGAGGATAATTTCTTACTTTCATCAAATGCAGAAGCTAAAGGACATGAATTTCATTATTCTACATACCAATGCTTAGAACCGTTAAGCTATGCTTATAAGACGAAGGGGATGAGAGGAATAAAAGAAGAAGGTGCGCTACGATTTAATTTAGTGGCAGGATATACTCACCTTCACTTCGCTTCATGCCCAGAGATTGTGACAAATTGGCTTGATAAATGTCGTGAACGAAAAATGTAA
- a CDS encoding NAD(P)-binding protein, which translates to MDNLYSAMLQLKGKSVVIVGGGKIATRKVGSIMETGASIIVISPTITNELKSLVESNQIVWESKSFESSDVKNAFMIIAATNDVDVNKMVYQSVNEHQLINIVDCPEKSNFIVPATVKRGKLILSVSTSGASPTLSRKIKRELLEQYDEYYEEYLLFLENCRRQIKDEFDNEKDRRFLLKNLVEPVYLQLTREEKNTLRNEKFEQMLRERRK; encoded by the coding sequence TTGGACAATCTATACTCAGCGATGCTTCAACTAAAAGGAAAATCAGTTGTGATTGTTGGTGGAGGTAAGATCGCAACAAGAAAAGTTGGATCAATAATGGAAACGGGTGCTTCCATTATTGTTATAAGTCCGACAATTACGAATGAGTTGAAATCACTAGTAGAGAGCAATCAAATTGTATGGGAAAGTAAGTCGTTTGAAAGCTCAGATGTGAAGAATGCATTTATGATTATTGCAGCAACAAATGATGTGGATGTTAATAAAATGGTATATCAATCAGTGAATGAACATCAGCTTATTAATATTGTAGATTGTCCAGAAAAGAGTAATTTTATAGTACCTGCAACTGTTAAGCGTGGAAAATTAATTTTATCAGTCTCTACAAGTGGTGCAAGCCCTACCTTATCAAGAAAGATTAAGCGTGAGTTGTTAGAACAGTATGACGAATATTATGAAGAGTATCTTTTATTTTTAGAGAACTGTCGTAGGCAAATTAAAGATGAATTTGATAACGAGAAAGATAGACGTTTTTTATTGAAAAACTTAGTAGAGCCCGTCTACCTACAGTTAACGAGAGAAGAAAAAAACACCTTAAGAAATGAAAAATTTGAGCAAATGTTAAGGGAAAGGAGGAAATAG
- the cobA gene encoding uroporphyrinogen-III C-methyltransferase gives MGDGIVYLVGAGPGDPKLITVYGLECIQTADVIAYDRLVNKELLTHAKPDAELIYCGKLPGKHALIQQEINQLLVEKAKQGLTVTRLKGGDPFVFGRGGEEAEELMKHGIRYEVVPGITAGVAAPAYAGIPVTHREFASSFAIVTAHGRASKGEDHIHWESLAKGIDTIAFYMGIGNLNHICERLIHFGKDPHTPVAVVEWGTTSKQQTVVGNLQSIEEIVQTTEISHPAIVLVGKVVDLKEKIEWFKEQQLEGSIK, from the coding sequence ATGGGTGACGGAATTGTATATTTAGTAGGAGCTGGACCTGGAGATCCAAAGCTTATCACTGTGTACGGATTAGAATGTATTCAAACAGCAGATGTAATTGCTTACGATAGATTGGTGAATAAAGAGTTATTAACACACGCTAAGCCTGATGCAGAGCTAATCTATTGTGGAAAACTACCTGGTAAACATGCCCTAATTCAACAAGAAATTAATCAATTGTTAGTAGAGAAAGCAAAGCAAGGGCTTACAGTTACACGTCTTAAAGGTGGCGATCCGTTCGTATTTGGTAGAGGTGGCGAAGAGGCTGAAGAATTAATGAAACATGGAATTCGTTATGAAGTTGTACCTGGTATTACAGCAGGTGTAGCGGCACCAGCATATGCAGGTATTCCTGTTACACATCGTGAATTTGCTTCTTCATTTGCAATTGTTACGGCGCATGGTCGTGCATCAAAAGGTGAGGATCACATTCATTGGGAGTCTTTAGCTAAGGGAATTGATACGATTGCTTTTTACATGGGAATCGGTAATTTAAATCACATTTGTGAACGTTTAATTCATTTTGGAAAAGATCCACATACACCAGTTGCGGTAGTCGAGTGGGGGACAACTAGCAAGCAACAAACCGTAGTTGGAAACTTACAATCAATTGAAGAAATAGTGCAAACAACAGAAATTTCTCATCCAGCTATCGTGTTAGTTGGAAAGGTTGTAGATTTAAAAGAAAAGATAGAATGGTTCAAAGAACAACAGTTAGAGGGATCAATAAAATAA
- a CDS encoding energy-coupling factor ABC transporter permease, giving the protein MRKKLGFILISIMTLYFWINSYQPVYAMHIMEGFLPIHWAIFWWIVTTPFVLLGIRSIRKKVKENPQVKTMLGLAGAFAFVLSALKIPSVTGSSSHPTGVGLGTVLFGPMVMSVIGTIVLLFQTLLLAHGGLTTLGANAFSMAVIGPLMTYAVYKGSMRLKFSFSVSIFLAAMIGDLTTYLMTSLQLALAHPAVVGGVAASFAKFASVFAFTQLPLAISEGILTVIIMNLIMKYNIQELRLLNLPIKESVK; this is encoded by the coding sequence ATGAGAAAAAAATTAGGGTTTATATTGATTAGTATTATGACACTCTACTTTTGGATTAACTCCTATCAACCTGTATATGCTATGCATATAATGGAAGGTTTCCTGCCAATTCATTGGGCAATATTTTGGTGGATAGTTACGACCCCATTCGTCCTACTCGGTATACGCTCCATCCGTAAGAAGGTGAAGGAAAATCCTCAAGTGAAAACGATGCTAGGCTTAGCTGGGGCATTTGCATTTGTGCTATCTGCACTGAAAATTCCATCTGTAACAGGAAGCTCTTCTCATCCTACAGGGGTAGGATTGGGAACGGTTCTATTTGGACCGATGGTCATGAGTGTAATCGGTACGATCGTTCTTTTATTCCAAACATTATTGCTTGCGCATGGTGGATTAACGACACTTGGAGCAAATGCCTTTTCTATGGCTGTTATCGGACCGCTCATGACATATGCTGTGTATAAAGGAAGTATGAGGCTTAAATTTTCATTTTCCGTTTCAATTTTCTTAGCAGCGATGATTGGTGATTTAACAACTTATTTAATGACTTCTCTCCAATTGGCACTAGCACATCCAGCGGTGGTAGGAGGGGTTGCTGCTTCATTTGCTAAATTTGCAAGTGTTTTTGCATTCACGCAACTTCCACTTGCAATAAGTGAAGGAATACTAACGGTCATTATTATGAACTTGATAATGAAATACAACATACAAGAACTACGTTTATTAAACCTCCCTATAAAGGAGAGTGTGAAATAA
- a CDS encoding energy-coupling factor ABC transporter substrate-binding protein, with amino-acid sequence MKNLLLLSIVIFLAVLPMFMHEDSEFGGADGQAEQLISEISPNYEPWFETIWEPPGGEIESLLFSLQAAIGAIIIGYIIGFGRARKKYIDYKEEHKPHASHR; translated from the coding sequence ATGAAAAACCTACTGCTTTTAAGTATTGTGATTTTCTTAGCTGTTCTTCCAATGTTTATGCATGAAGATTCAGAATTTGGTGGTGCAGATGGGCAGGCAGAACAACTAATTTCAGAGATTTCACCAAATTATGAGCCTTGGTTTGAAACGATTTGGGAACCACCAGGTGGAGAAATAGAAAGTTTGCTATTCTCACTTCAAGCAGCGATTGGGGCAATTATTATCGGTTATATAATTGGATTCGGTCGTGCACGCAAAAAGTATATTGATTATAAAGAAGAGCATAAACCACATGCTTCACATCGATAG
- the cbiQ gene encoding cobalt ECF transporter T component CbiQ — protein sequence MLHIDRYTYENRFNDIHPLEKVIFSFGCLIISIMMKNIVVSLFVFIIMSSLTVFGAGVALRFYLKLLLLPLMFLLMSIGTMIISITPKELKTVDIMWSIDLFKWSVYISETSVAETTILIFIVSASISCMYFLILTTPFQGILWVLQKMKVPTIFLELVVFTYHFIFVLWKKTREIHIAQSARLGYQNYRLWLSSLAQLIVGIFIKSIRSAQELNIAIESRGGEESIPQVDGNYRYNRSSYIFIVSIFSMMLLIYCSS from the coding sequence ATGCTTCACATCGATAGGTACACATACGAGAATCGTTTTAATGATATTCATCCGTTAGAAAAGGTTATTTTTTCATTTGGTTGTTTAATCATTTCAATTATGATGAAAAATATTGTCGTTTCACTATTTGTCTTTATCATAATGAGTAGTCTAACTGTATTTGGTGCAGGTGTTGCTCTAAGGTTTTATTTGAAATTATTACTACTACCATTAATGTTTCTATTAATGAGTATTGGAACAATGATCATTTCGATTACTCCGAAGGAACTGAAAACAGTTGATATTATGTGGAGTATCGATCTATTCAAGTGGAGTGTTTATATTAGTGAAACGAGTGTAGCAGAAACGACAATACTTATTTTTATCGTTTCTGCTAGTATAAGTTGTATGTATTTTTTAATTTTAACTACACCGTTTCAAGGAATATTATGGGTATTACAAAAAATGAAAGTGCCTACAATTTTCCTTGAGTTAGTTGTTTTTACTTATCATTTTATATTTGTGTTATGGAAAAAGACGAGGGAAATTCATATAGCACAATCAGCTCGATTAGGGTATCAAAATTATCGCTTGTGGCTGTCATCACTCGCTCAATTAATCGTAGGAATTTTTATTAAATCAATTCGATCTGCTCAGGAGCTAAATATTGCGATTGAGTCGCGTGGTGGTGAAGAATCGATTCCACAAGTTGATGGAAATTACCGTTATAATCGTTCCAGCTACATCTTTATTGTAAGCATTTTTTCTATGATGTTATTAATTTACTGTTCAAGCTAA
- a CDS encoding energy-coupling factor ABC transporter ATP-binding protein produces MKLSPIIEMKNISYQYPDGTKTLKNISLKIDHRKKIALLGNNGAGKSTLFLHLNGILKPTSGSLYFDGVPISYKRKEMKKLKQAVGLVLQDPDSQLFSSTVYEDIAFGPRNLGLSKEEVDQIVNQTMSDTETDQLKDKPPHLLSIGQKKRVAIAGVVAMQPQLIVLDEPTAGLDPYYVKRIIGVLDDLHAQGKTILLSTHNVDLAFQWADEILIMNEGEIISQGLPETVFMNEEILNRSHLDKPWIVEVYEQIQQSSHHKHQPFPKSKKELYSLITERR; encoded by the coding sequence ATGAAACTGTCACCGATTATTGAAATGAAAAATATAAGTTATCAGTATCCAGATGGTACAAAGACATTGAAAAATATATCTCTTAAAATTGATCATCGGAAGAAGATTGCATTGCTTGGGAATAATGGAGCAGGGAAATCGACACTGTTTCTTCATCTTAATGGGATCTTAAAGCCGACAAGTGGTTCATTGTATTTTGATGGTGTTCCCATCTCCTATAAACGTAAAGAAATGAAGAAATTAAAGCAAGCAGTAGGTCTAGTGTTGCAAGATCCTGATTCTCAATTATTTTCTTCAACAGTTTATGAAGATATAGCATTCGGGCCGAGAAACTTAGGATTATCAAAAGAGGAAGTTGACCAAATTGTTAATCAAACAATGTCTGATACTGAAACTGATCAATTAAAAGACAAGCCACCTCATTTATTAAGTATTGGTCAGAAGAAGAGAGTTGCAATTGCAGGAGTTGTGGCAATGCAACCTCAACTTATCGTACTGGACGAACCAACAGCAGGTTTAGACCCTTATTATGTTAAGAGGATTATTGGTGTATTAGATGACCTGCATGCACAAGGTAAGACGATCCTATTATCAACACATAACGTAGATTTAGCTTTCCAATGGGCAGATGAAATATTGATTATGAATGAAGGAGAAATTATCTCTCAGGGACTACCAGAGACAGTATTTATGAATGAAGAAATTTTGAATCGTAGCCATTTAGATAAACCTTGGATTGTAGAAGTATACGAACAAATACAACAAAGCTCTCATCATAAGCATCAACCATTCCCTAAGTCTAAGAAAGAGTTATACTCTCTTATTACTGAAAGACGATAA
- a CDS encoding GNAT family N-acetyltransferase: MEQFETSKITNLLINEIDPLVHESKEDGFRFVERLVNDYTKGTNKFNKKGEALYGVYNQSNELVAVGGININPFTNDPNVGRLRRFYVKKAYRRNGVGSLLLKTIISNAKSSFNVVVLNTTEQADKFYTSHGFSKDTQYENTTHYMYLKKQ, from the coding sequence ATGGAGCAGTTCGAAACGAGCAAAATAACGAACCTATTAATTAACGAAATTGACCCATTAGTACACGAAAGTAAAGAAGACGGTTTTCGATTTGTAGAAAGATTAGTTAATGATTATACGAAAGGTACAAATAAGTTTAACAAAAAAGGCGAGGCATTATATGGTGTATATAATCAGAGCAATGAACTAGTGGCTGTTGGTGGGATAAACATTAATCCCTTTACAAACGACCCAAATGTAGGTAGGTTAAGACGTTTTTATGTGAAGAAGGCGTATAGAAGAAATGGAGTTGGAAGCCTTCTCTTAAAAACAATCATTTCTAATGCAAAAAGCTCCTTCAATGTGGTCGTACTTAATACTACTGAGCAGGCTGATAAATTCTATACTTCTCATGGATTTTCAAAGGATACTCAATATGAAAATACAACACATTACATGTATTTGAAAAAACAATAA